Proteins co-encoded in one Pocillopora verrucosa isolate sample1 chromosome 1, ASM3666991v2, whole genome shotgun sequence genomic window:
- the LOC131770897 gene encoding uncharacterized protein — translation MVSPSYGQLVAPLRGRPTIFGNVYEKNVVFLLDTSGSMYHSLDVVKEHLLEVLFARAISDRDTMFNIIEFNEEVSKWADRLVTCTPRTVSVVSEWIHELKCGTSTNTMEALIEAYEDDGMDAIYLVTDGLPDQSPPVIIENVRRLYKGRPIHAIYLTGTHSDPAAKEFLEELAKITKGSFHCISLTLYGRIQRVTPIFNQRTEFMRHYDGEFLSPNLTSVLGTNTTPHRPTSAPPASGFVPRIYDPGTPVTLLKAPHGSVPIPYVSWSKYDQDRGTSQVLQYADAVLASRGLSKDSDKSIGNTSVPVAASVMKGMKVLARKDSDGLFYMASVKEKGENNTFVVEFEKCPALRKSHLQETALYDMIAYKDAIRHHVCIGDKVLAPWQDDGRYGPGTVLDGVDRRDLQPQGYEGGNILVAFYNGQTVQLSPGVAVRIPLAVFDRIVTELQLPESQRRKIRLAADTSTPPYQGRPPPVHTTWQRPFSPPRHQKQTWSEHDSKDALSEKIKSQLERNRHLLERVKFEEEGKDDGNLSDADAEEANVEDDDREDTLKNAETFDVCVGTEDIDFKRYVDPVIPVGTPLAKAGGKPETKKRWRWWSSGVPPRPPRFRETALAKPPEVRDDKNQRPIYQEYQTVAGVPFPPGTDKKFQDGEWHPHHQWKNTSKALVRSGPPLLKHHEYQTSKGVPFPSATDNKFNTGSDENWRPEDNSSSVQRSSNWEDGLGHGDIEKNRKERRRLETKRDAKERYHAQIARESVDKQQKEMARQEYHRKKVDERTRQISEQSAEKARQESQRMEHKKQSTEKVCKKEQERQEKAETWKHSRIEAMKERRTQHEEMENSYERAAQEQESQRLSGLKDREQKRVEAHHNRLETERRMGIDREDQLKHRELDRQTRIQRIKGEAERRKEMRIHVKQQNEQRYRASILP, via the exons ATGGTAAGCCCTTCTTATGGCCAACTAGTTGCCCCTCTTCGTGGAAGGCCAACGATATTCGGTAATGTATACGAAAAGAATGTTGTGTTTCTTCTCGACACATCTGGTTCCATGTACCATAGTCTCGACGTTGTCAAAGAACACTTGCTCGAAGTTCTGTTCGCGCGGGCGATTTCTGACAGAGATACCATGTTCAACATCATTGAATTTAACGAAGAGGTGAGCAAATGGGCGGACAGATTAGTGACATGTACTCCGAGGACTGTGAGTGTCGTTAGTGAATGGATCCACGAACTGAAATGCGGAACATCAACAAACACCATGGAAGCTTTGATCGAAGCTTATGAAGATGATGGAATGGATGCTATCTATTTAGTCACTGATGGCCTACCCGATCAGAGTCCTCCAGTTATAATAGAAAACGTCCGTCGCCTGTACAAAGGTCGGCCAATACACGCGATATATCTTACTGGAACACACTCTGATCCAGCGGCAAAGGAATTCCTTGAAGAGCTGGCTAAAATCACCAAGGGTTCCTTTCACTGCATAAGCCTCACTCTTTATGGTAGGATACAGAGAGTCACACCGATCTTCAATCAGAGGACTGAATTCATGAGGCATTATGATGGTGAATTCTTGTCCCCCAACCTCACTTCAGTGTTAGGTACCAACACTACCCCACACCGTCCTACCTCAGCACCCCCTGCATCAGGGTTTGTTCCCAGGATATATGATCCAGGAACTCCAGTCACTCTCCTCAAGGCACCTCATGGAAGTGTCCCTATCCCATATGTCTCTTGGAGTAAGTATGATCAGGACAGAGGGACATCACAAGTCCTGCAGTATGCTGATGCAGTGCTGGCATCACGAGGGCTGTCAAAAGACAGTGATAAATCTATTGGTAACACTAGTGTACCAGTAGCTGCCAGTGTAATGAAGGGAATGAAGGTATTGGCGAGGAAAGATTCAGATGGTCTTTTCTACATGGCATCTGTCAAAGAAAAG GGGGAAAACAACACATTTGTAGTTGAGTTTGAGAAGTGTCCTGCCCTTCGCAAGTCACACCTTCAGGAGACAGCTCTGTATGACATGATAGCTTATAAAGATGCCATACGACACCATGTGTGTATTGGAGATAAAGTGTTAGCTCCATGGCAGGATGATGGACGATATGGACCAGGTACTGTTCTTGATGGAGTGGATCGAAGGGATCTTCAACCACAAG GTTATGAAGGAGGTAACATTCTTGTAGCCTTTTACAATGGCCAAACAGTGCAGTTATCCCCAGGTGTGGCTGTACGAATACCACTAGCTGTGTTTGATCGTATCGTGACTGAGCTTCAGCTTCCAGAGTCCCAGCGGCGGAAAATACGACTTGCTGCTGACACCTCAACCCCACCGTACCAAGGAAGACCCCCACCAGTTCACACCACATGGCAGCGGCCATTCAGCCCCCCTCGGCACCAAAAACAGACCTGGTCTGAACATGATTCAAAAGACGCTCTCagtgagaaaataaaatcacaGCTTGAGAGAAACAGGCATCTTTTGGAAAGGGTGAAGTTCGAGGAGGAGGGAAAGGATGACGGGAATCTGTCTGATGCAGATGCAGAAGAAGCTAATGTGGAAGATGACGATAGAGAAGATACTTTGAAAAATGCGGAAACATTTGATGTTTGTGTTGGAACTGAAGATATAG ATTTTAAAAGATATGTAGATCCAGTAATACCTGTGGGAACTCCTCTAGCAAAAGCTGGTGGAAAGCCAGAGACTAAGAAACGCTGGCGTTGGTGGAGTTCTGGGGTACCTCCTCGACCCCCAAGATTCCGAGAGACAGCACTGGCAAAGCCCCCCGAGGTACGGGATGATAAAAATCAGCGTCCTATATACCAGGAGTACCAGACTGTAGCAGGTGTCCCCTTCCCTCCCGGCACAG ATAAAAAATTCCAAGATGGAGAGTGGCATCCCCACCATCAGTGGAAAAACACCAGTAAGGCCCTGGTAAGATCCGGTCCACCACTGCTCAAGCATCACGAATACCAGACATCCAAAGGAGTGCCTTTCCCATCGGCAACAG ACAACAAGTTCAACACCGGCTCCGATGAAAATTGGCGACCAGAAGACAATAGTTCCTCAGTTCAGCGGTCTTCTAATTGGGAGGATGGCTTGGGACATGGAGACATCGAGAAAAATAGAAAGGAGAGAAGAAGACTGGAGACCAAAAGAGACGCCAAGGAGAGATACCACGCACAAATAGCAAGAGAGTCCGTGGATaaacaacagaaagaaatggCCAGACAAGAATATCACAG AAAAAAGGTCGACGAACGAACTCGTCAAATTTCGGAGCAATCTGCAGAAAAAGCACGCCAAGAAAGCCAGAGAATGGAGCACAAGAAACAGTCAACTGAAAAGGTTTGCAAAAAGGAGCAAGAGAGACAAGAAAAAGCCGAGACATGGAAACACTCCAGGATAGAAGCCATGAAAGAACGCAGAACCCAACATGAAGAAATGGAGAACAGTTACGAAAGAGCAGCGCAAGAGCAAGAGTCGCAAAGACTG AGTGGACTGAAGGACAGAGAACAGAAGAGAGTAGAAGCGCATCACAATCGATTGGAGACTGAGAGGAGAATGGGAATAGACCGAGAAGACCAGCTGAAACATCGGGAGCTGGATCGACAAACGAGAATACAAAGGATAAAGGGGGAAGCTGAACGGAGAAAAGAGATGAGAATTCACgtgaaacaacaaaatgaacagAGATACCGAGCCAGCATTCTCCCCTAA